Proteins encoded by one window of Musa acuminata AAA Group cultivar baxijiao chromosome BXJ2-9, Cavendish_Baxijiao_AAA, whole genome shotgun sequence:
- the LOC103998424 gene encoding two-component response regulator-like PRR1 isoform X1 — MVVARMGGERGEEKGEQRWRGRKEGGSGGDGDAGGHQFLDRSRVRILLCENDPKSSQEVLQLLLKCSYQVTSVRSARQVIDVLNAQGPEIDIILAEIELPMTKGLKMLKYIMRNKDLRHIPIIIMSAQDEVSVVVKCLRLGAADYLMKPLRTNELLNLWTHMWRRRCMLGLMEKDVLSHNFEIQFSDPSDANMNSTTLISDDTDDKPSTVPNSKSNKSNYPECESHVSPAVHACSNPLHGVQHIPRDCDHSGGVISLPKKTELKVGESSAFLTFVKSSMASRTPRIGVDMNSTPSKPSNFEESSIAVRHVERHTTGNGIITSGHITTPEYPTLCLSSIEQPPTRNELQPDVSGVPLVFSLPFYYPGAMDQNIIPTPGHLFQCSLNDLQEHSSPALLPHFVPHIPLMPSFPCQTFGINLQSSHIAASAVSSSMTSFPMLEVKSGRIEKRAAALIKFRQKRKDRCFDKKIRYINRKHLAEKRPRVRGQFVKQVTNVDLNQNVLGGSDGDLRDDEDDEPTLKELELICSPEQNAPDC, encoded by the exons ATGGTGGTCGCGAGGATGGGGGGAGAGAGGGGTGAGGAGAAGGGAGAGCAGCGGTGGAGAGGCCGTAAGGAAGGGGGTAGCGGCGGTGATGGTGATGCCGGAGGCCACCAGTTCTTGGACCGGAGCAGGGTAAGGATACTGCTGTGCGAAAACGATCCCAAGAGCTCGCAGGAGGTTCTTCAGCTCCTCCTCAAGTGCTCCTACCAAG TAACCTCCGTGAGGTCTGCCAGACAGGTGATTGATGTGCTTAATGCCCAAGGACCAGAAATTGATATCATTCTTGCGGAGATCGAGCTTCCAATGACCAAAGGACTAAAGATGCTTAAGTATATCATGAGGAACAAAGATTTGAGGCACATTCCTATCATAA TAATGTCTGCTCAAGATGAGGTGTCAGTTGTCGTGAAGTGTTTGCGACTTGGGGCAGCTGATTATCTTATGAAGCCATTGCGAACAAATGAGTTGTTGAACCTTTGGACCCACATGTGGAGAAGAAGATGCATG CTTGGCCTGATGGAGAAGGATGTCTTGAGCCATAATTTTGAGATACAATTTTCAGATCCTAGTGATGCCAACATGAATAGTACAACTCTTATCTCAGATGACACAGATGATAAACCCAGTACAGTTCCAAATTCAAAATCGAACAAGTCAAATTATCCAGAATGCGAG TCCCATGTCTCTCCTGCGGTGCATGCTTGCAGTAATCCTTTACATGGTGTACAACATATTCCAAGGGATTGCGATCATTCAG GGGGAGTAATTTCACTACCAAAGAAGACTGAATTAAAGGTCGGTGAATCTTCTGCCTTTCTGACATTTGTTAAATCCAGTATGGCAAGCAGAACTCCTCGTATTGGTGTTGACATGAATTCTACTCCATCAAAACCCTCAAATTTTGAAGAAAGCTCTATTGCAGTCAGGCATGTAGAGAGACATACTACTGGAAATGGCATCATAACCAGTGGGCACATAACAACACCAGAGTATCCCACATTATGTCTATCTTCCATTGAGCAGCCACCAACGAGGAATGAACTTCAGCCAGATGTTTCTGGAGTTCCACTTGTCTTCTCTTTACCATTTTATTATCCAGGTGCGATGGATCAGAACATTATACCTACACCTGGACATTTGTTTCAGTGTAGCTTAAATGATTTGCAAGAGCACTCTTCACCAGCCTTGCTACCTCACTTTGTTCCTCATATTCCTCTGATGCCATCATTCCCATGTCAGACATTTGGCATAAATTTGCAATCAAGTCACATTGCTGCATCAGCTGTCTCTTCATCAATGACTAGCTTTCCTATGCTTGAAGTTAAATCTGGTCGAATAGAAAAAAGGGCAGCGGCACTCATCAAGTTCAGGCAGAAAAGAAAGGATCGATGTTTTGATAAGAAAATTAGGTATATAAATCGAAAACACCTTGCAGAGAAACGACCAAGAGTTCGAGGGCAGTTTGTGAAGCAAGTGACCAATGTGGATCTAAACCAAAATGTGCTTGGTGGCAGTGATGGTGATCTCAgggatgatgaagatgatgaacCTACATTGAAGGAACTAGAACTTATTTGTTCTCCGGAACAGAATGCTCCTGACTGTTAA
- the LOC103998424 gene encoding two-component response regulator-like PRR1 isoform X2, translating to MTKGLKMLKYIMRNKDLRHIPIIIMSAQDEVSVVVKCLRLGAADYLMKPLRTNELLNLWTHMWRRRCMLGLMEKDVLSHNFEIQFSDPSDANMNSTTLISDDTDDKPSTVPNSKSNKSNYPECESHVSPAVHACSNPLHGVQHIPRDCDHSGGVISLPKKTELKVGESSAFLTFVKSSMASRTPRIGVDMNSTPSKPSNFEESSIAVRHVERHTTGNGIITSGHITTPEYPTLCLSSIEQPPTRNELQPDVSGVPLVFSLPFYYPGAMDQNIIPTPGHLFQCSLNDLQEHSSPALLPHFVPHIPLMPSFPCQTFGINLQSSHIAASAVSSSMTSFPMLEVKSGRIEKRAAALIKFRQKRKDRCFDKKIRYINRKHLAEKRPRVRGQFVKQVTNVDLNQNVLGGSDGDLRDDEDDEPTLKELELICSPEQNAPDC from the exons ATGACCAAAGGACTAAAGATGCTTAAGTATATCATGAGGAACAAAGATTTGAGGCACATTCCTATCATAA TAATGTCTGCTCAAGATGAGGTGTCAGTTGTCGTGAAGTGTTTGCGACTTGGGGCAGCTGATTATCTTATGAAGCCATTGCGAACAAATGAGTTGTTGAACCTTTGGACCCACATGTGGAGAAGAAGATGCATG CTTGGCCTGATGGAGAAGGATGTCTTGAGCCATAATTTTGAGATACAATTTTCAGATCCTAGTGATGCCAACATGAATAGTACAACTCTTATCTCAGATGACACAGATGATAAACCCAGTACAGTTCCAAATTCAAAATCGAACAAGTCAAATTATCCAGAATGCGAG TCCCATGTCTCTCCTGCGGTGCATGCTTGCAGTAATCCTTTACATGGTGTACAACATATTCCAAGGGATTGCGATCATTCAG GGGGAGTAATTTCACTACCAAAGAAGACTGAATTAAAGGTCGGTGAATCTTCTGCCTTTCTGACATTTGTTAAATCCAGTATGGCAAGCAGAACTCCTCGTATTGGTGTTGACATGAATTCTACTCCATCAAAACCCTCAAATTTTGAAGAAAGCTCTATTGCAGTCAGGCATGTAGAGAGACATACTACTGGAAATGGCATCATAACCAGTGGGCACATAACAACACCAGAGTATCCCACATTATGTCTATCTTCCATTGAGCAGCCACCAACGAGGAATGAACTTCAGCCAGATGTTTCTGGAGTTCCACTTGTCTTCTCTTTACCATTTTATTATCCAGGTGCGATGGATCAGAACATTATACCTACACCTGGACATTTGTTTCAGTGTAGCTTAAATGATTTGCAAGAGCACTCTTCACCAGCCTTGCTACCTCACTTTGTTCCTCATATTCCTCTGATGCCATCATTCCCATGTCAGACATTTGGCATAAATTTGCAATCAAGTCACATTGCTGCATCAGCTGTCTCTTCATCAATGACTAGCTTTCCTATGCTTGAAGTTAAATCTGGTCGAATAGAAAAAAGGGCAGCGGCACTCATCAAGTTCAGGCAGAAAAGAAAGGATCGATGTTTTGATAAGAAAATTAGGTATATAAATCGAAAACACCTTGCAGAGAAACGACCAAGAGTTCGAGGGCAGTTTGTGAAGCAAGTGACCAATGTGGATCTAAACCAAAATGTGCTTGGTGGCAGTGATGGTGATCTCAgggatgatgaagatgatgaacCTACATTGAAGGAACTAGAACTTATTTGTTCTCCGGAACAGAATGCTCCTGACTGTTAA